A portion of the Ricinus communis isolate WT05 ecotype wild-type chromosome 10, ASM1957865v1, whole genome shotgun sequence genome contains these proteins:
- the LOC8283830 gene encoding uncharacterized protein LOC8283830 isoform X1: MSDRGDKVCPLCTEEMDLTDQQLKPCKCGYEICVWCWNQIMEMAEKEKTEGRCPACRSAYDKERIVGMAANCERLVAEINSERKLKSQKAKPKPSEGRMHLSNVRVIQRNLVYIIGLPLNLADEALLPRREYFGQYGKVLKASISKTSTGVIQHSSNNSCCVYITYSKEEEAVRCIQSVHSFILEGRSLRACFGTTKYCHSWLKNQPCSIPDCLYLHEFGTQEDSFTKDDLVSAFTRSRVQQNIGATINLHRRSGNMLPPPADEYTDGNISSTATPDCRGPVNTVGNSDGGSFADSDGGSFADNGTERSNALPGAASWVMCVSSSVPLATSMSVAAGTHSLKPETPSSNEALASEIGSPKGSSGAKNITIPEGSSEAQPSVVSCGGDVITSAGTNSLGLAKQSPPPAMNKEENFADGEFQGLCSAVSSISISSHPKDENTSSAIPISSVYTHSLPITRGSYQDVNLLIESSASPALRESSIVEDLPGFDKQLSDSGDAYNLQLRSCLLSSKQNLKPLGHHPGQQGESNHHSPVDSHQSTVPIKCDGVAYQLRSGLPVLSNGSCGNQPSGHFELDRASNYSSILSDVGSAKYLEGCDDTKVSSNNKAFLDIGESSIISSILSMDLDAWEDTLTSPKSFVKLLTETDKQHGTLKVPSLRKVQDSNQSRFSFARQDDFLDQDCNMGHPLANAINSSSASHHYNENKYLSMDKYNDISSNGSSVESNSFLSSHTFPGSNYSVAKAPTSPPGFSVSSRAVPPGFPTNRPMNYDANFMLQNSAPSSRKVGSYADVEFFDPAIMEVGDGLLAARLNSSSFDMRPAMSSRFSPFDHDTELQLLMQQPISAKQNHRFPDHFRSRVSPPNDAYNISSMLMGQSPPSNPSPFAQVTAQQVRNVHMSNGCWSGWDETKSVNNVGMPELLVNGRLGFNKIIPSHEDLKYHISSSSKLYNRGFAL; the protein is encoded by the exons ATGAGTGATAGGGGTGACAAAGTGTGCCCATTGTGCACCGAGGAGATGGATTTGACCGATCAGCAATTGAAGCCATGCAAATGTGGCTATGAG ATTTGTGTTTGGTGCTGGAATCAAATCATGGAGATGGCTGAAAAGGAGAAAACTGAGGGTCGCTGTCCAGCATGCCGCTCAGCTTATGACAAAGAAAGAATTGTTGGAATGGCTGCAAATTGTGAAAG ATTGGTGGCTGAAATAAATTCAGAGCGAAAACTAAAATCACAGAAGGCAAAGCCAAAACCATCTGAAGGAAGGATGCATCTTAGCAATGTTAGGGTTATTCAGCGGAATCTAGTGTACATAATTGGATTACCACTGAACCTTGCGGATGAAGCA CTTCTTCCGCGGAGAGAGTACTTTGGCCAATATGGAAAGGTGTTGAAGGCCTCTATTTCTAAAACATCAACTGGGGTTATTCAGCATTCTTCAAACAACAGTTGCTGTGT GTATATAACATATTCGAAAGAGGAGGAAGCAGTGCGTTGTATTCAGTCGGTTCACAGTTTTATCTTAGAAGGTAGATCCTTAAG GGCATGCTTTGGAACCACCAAATATTGCCATTCATGGCTTAAAAACCAG CCTTGCAGCATTCCAGACTGTTTGTATTTGCATGAATTTGGTACTCAAGAAGATAGTTTTACAAAAGATGATTTAGTTTCTGCCTTTACAAG GAGTAGAGTTCAACAAAATATTGGTGCGACTATAAATTTGCATCGACGTTCGGGGAATATGTTACCACCCCCAGCAGATGAGTATACCGATGGAAATATATCATCAACAGCCACACCCGATTGTAGAGGTCCTGTTAAT ACTGTTGGAAACTCTGATGGTGGATCTTTTGCTGACTCTGATGGTGGATCTTTTGCTGATAATGGTACAGAAAGATCTAATGCACTTCCTGGGGCAGCATCATG GGTCATGTGTGTCTCTTCTAGCGTACCACTGGCTACAAGCATGTCAGTTGCAGCTGGAACTCATAGTCTTAAGCCCGAAACACCAAGTAGTAACGAAGCTCTTGCTTCTGAAATTGGAAGCCCCAAAGGATCTTCTGGTGCGAAAAATATTACAATACCTGAAGGAAGTTCTGAAGCACAGCCATCTGTTGTATCATGTGGTGGTGATGTCATAACATCTGCTGGCACAAACTCTCTAGGACTTGCCAAACAGTCTCCTCCTCCAGCTATGAACAAAGAGGAAAATTTTGCGGATGGAGAGTTTCAGGGATTATGCTCGGCAGTATCGTCAATTAGCATTTCTAGCCATCCTAAGGATGAGAACACTAGTTCTGCTATTCCAATAAGTTCAGTTTATACCCATAGCCTGCCCATAACTCGCGGTTCATATCAGGATGTCAACCTACTTATTGAGTCTTCAGCTTCACCAGCATTAAGGGAAAGCTCAATCGTGGAGGATTTACCAGGTTTTGATAAACAGCTTAGTGATTCTGGAGATGCCTACAATCTACAACTCCGATCTTGTCTACTTTCTTCAAAACAGAATCTGAAACCCTTGGGTCATCACCCTGGGCAGCAAGGCGAAAGTAATCATCATAGTCCTGTTGATTCCCATCAGAGCACTGTACCAATTAAATGCGATGGTGTTGCTTATCAGTTGAGGTCTGGCCTGCCAGTACTGTCTAATGGGTCCTGTGGTAACCAGCCTAGTGGCCATTTTGAATTGGATAGGGCTTCTAACTATTCTAGTATCTTGTCTGATGTGGGATCAGCTAAATATTTGGAAGGATGTGATGATACTAAAGTTAGTTCTAACAATAAAGCTTTTCTGGATATAGGGGAAAGCAGCATTATCTCTAGTATTCTATCTATGGATTTGGATGCATGGGAAGATACATTGACCTCACCTAAGAGTTTTGTCAAGTTGCTAACTGAAACTGACAAGCAACATGGTACACTAAAAGTGCCAAGTTTAAGAAAAGTACAGGACAGCAATCAGTCAAGGTTCTCCTTCGCCAGACAGGATGATTTCCTTGACCAGGATTGTAATATGGGGCATCCTCTGGCAAATGCAATCAATAGTTCTTCTGCTTCTCATCATTATAATGAGAACAAGTATCTTAGCATGGACAAATACAATGATATTTCTTCAAATGGTAGTTCTGTGGAGTCCAATAGTTTTCTCAGCAGTCATACTTTTCCGGGATCTAATTATTCAG TTGCCAAAGCTCCAACATCTCCACCAGGATTTTCTGTTTCAAGCAGGGCAGTACCCCCAGGGTTTCCTACTAATAGGCCAATGAACTATGATG CAAACTTTATGCTTCAAAACTCTGCACCATCATCTAGGAAAGTTGGTAGCTACGCTGATGTTGAATTCTTTGATCCTGCAATTATGGAAGTTGGTGATGGGCTCCTGGCAGCAAGGCTGAATAGTTCAAGCTTTGACATGAGGCCGGCTATGTCGTCGCGTTTTAGTCCTTTTGATCATGATACAGAGCTTCAGTTGCTGATGCAGCAACCAATTTCTGCCAAGCAGAACCATAGATTCCCAGATCACTTCAGGAGTAGAGTCTCTCCCCCAAATGATGCTTACAACATATCATCCATGCTTATGGGCCAATCCCCACCCAGCAATCCATCTCCATTTGCACAAGTGACAGCTCAACAGGTTAGAAATGTACACATGTCAAATGGCTGTTGGAGTGGTTGGGATGAGACCAAGAGTGTCAATAATGTGGGTATGCCAGAATTGCTCGTGAATGGGAGGCTAGGattcaacaaaattatccCTAGTCATGAAGATCTGAAGTATCACATTTCTAGTTCCAGCAAGCTATACAATAGAGGATTTGCCTTGTAG
- the LOC8283830 gene encoding uncharacterized protein LOC8283830 isoform X3 produces the protein MSDRGDKVCPLCTEEMDLTDQQLKPCKCGYEICVWCWNQIMEMAEKEKTEGRCPACRSAYDKERIVGMAANCERLVAEINSERKLKSQKAKPKPSEGRMHLSNVRVIQRNLVYIIGLPLNLADEALLPRREYFGQYGKVLKASISKTSTGVIQHSSNNSCCVYITYSKEEEAVRCIQSVHSFILEGRSLRACFGTTKYCHSWLKNQPCSIPDCLYLHEFGTQEDSFTKDDLVSAFTRSRVQQNIGATINLHRRSGNMLPPPADEYTDGNISSTATPDCRGPVNTVGNSDGGSFADSDGGSFADNGTERSNALPGAASWVMCVSSSVPLATSMSVAAGTHSLKPETPSSNEALASEIGSPKGSSGAKNITIPEGSSEAQPSVVSCGGDVITSAGTNSLGLAKQSPPPAMNKEENFADGEFQGLCSAVSSISISSHPKDENTSSAIPISSVYTHSLPITRGSYQDVNLLIESSASPALRESSIVEDLPGFDKQLSDSGDAYNLQLRSCLLSSKQNLKPLGHHPGQQGESNHHSPVDSHQSTVPIKCDGVAYQLRSGLPVLSNGSCGNQPSGHFELDRASNYSSILSDVGSAKYLEGCDDTKVSSNNKAFLDIGESSIISSILSMDLDAWEDTLTSPKSFVKLLTETDKQHGTLKVPSLRKVQDSNQSRFSFARQDDFLDQDCNMGHPLANAINSSSASHHYNENKYLSMDKYNDISSNGSSVESNSFLSSHTFPGSNYSANFMLQNSAPSSRKVGSYADVEFFDPAIMEVGDGLLAARLNSSSFDMRPAMSSRFSPFDHDTELQLLMQQPISAKQNHRFPDHFRSRVSPPNDAYNISSMLMGQSPPSNPSPFAQVTAQQVRNVHMSNGCWSGWDETKSVNNVGMPELLVNGRLGFNKIIPSHEDLKYHISSSSKLYNRGFAL, from the exons ATGAGTGATAGGGGTGACAAAGTGTGCCCATTGTGCACCGAGGAGATGGATTTGACCGATCAGCAATTGAAGCCATGCAAATGTGGCTATGAG ATTTGTGTTTGGTGCTGGAATCAAATCATGGAGATGGCTGAAAAGGAGAAAACTGAGGGTCGCTGTCCAGCATGCCGCTCAGCTTATGACAAAGAAAGAATTGTTGGAATGGCTGCAAATTGTGAAAG ATTGGTGGCTGAAATAAATTCAGAGCGAAAACTAAAATCACAGAAGGCAAAGCCAAAACCATCTGAAGGAAGGATGCATCTTAGCAATGTTAGGGTTATTCAGCGGAATCTAGTGTACATAATTGGATTACCACTGAACCTTGCGGATGAAGCA CTTCTTCCGCGGAGAGAGTACTTTGGCCAATATGGAAAGGTGTTGAAGGCCTCTATTTCTAAAACATCAACTGGGGTTATTCAGCATTCTTCAAACAACAGTTGCTGTGT GTATATAACATATTCGAAAGAGGAGGAAGCAGTGCGTTGTATTCAGTCGGTTCACAGTTTTATCTTAGAAGGTAGATCCTTAAG GGCATGCTTTGGAACCACCAAATATTGCCATTCATGGCTTAAAAACCAG CCTTGCAGCATTCCAGACTGTTTGTATTTGCATGAATTTGGTACTCAAGAAGATAGTTTTACAAAAGATGATTTAGTTTCTGCCTTTACAAG GAGTAGAGTTCAACAAAATATTGGTGCGACTATAAATTTGCATCGACGTTCGGGGAATATGTTACCACCCCCAGCAGATGAGTATACCGATGGAAATATATCATCAACAGCCACACCCGATTGTAGAGGTCCTGTTAAT ACTGTTGGAAACTCTGATGGTGGATCTTTTGCTGACTCTGATGGTGGATCTTTTGCTGATAATGGTACAGAAAGATCTAATGCACTTCCTGGGGCAGCATCATG GGTCATGTGTGTCTCTTCTAGCGTACCACTGGCTACAAGCATGTCAGTTGCAGCTGGAACTCATAGTCTTAAGCCCGAAACACCAAGTAGTAACGAAGCTCTTGCTTCTGAAATTGGAAGCCCCAAAGGATCTTCTGGTGCGAAAAATATTACAATACCTGAAGGAAGTTCTGAAGCACAGCCATCTGTTGTATCATGTGGTGGTGATGTCATAACATCTGCTGGCACAAACTCTCTAGGACTTGCCAAACAGTCTCCTCCTCCAGCTATGAACAAAGAGGAAAATTTTGCGGATGGAGAGTTTCAGGGATTATGCTCGGCAGTATCGTCAATTAGCATTTCTAGCCATCCTAAGGATGAGAACACTAGTTCTGCTATTCCAATAAGTTCAGTTTATACCCATAGCCTGCCCATAACTCGCGGTTCATATCAGGATGTCAACCTACTTATTGAGTCTTCAGCTTCACCAGCATTAAGGGAAAGCTCAATCGTGGAGGATTTACCAGGTTTTGATAAACAGCTTAGTGATTCTGGAGATGCCTACAATCTACAACTCCGATCTTGTCTACTTTCTTCAAAACAGAATCTGAAACCCTTGGGTCATCACCCTGGGCAGCAAGGCGAAAGTAATCATCATAGTCCTGTTGATTCCCATCAGAGCACTGTACCAATTAAATGCGATGGTGTTGCTTATCAGTTGAGGTCTGGCCTGCCAGTACTGTCTAATGGGTCCTGTGGTAACCAGCCTAGTGGCCATTTTGAATTGGATAGGGCTTCTAACTATTCTAGTATCTTGTCTGATGTGGGATCAGCTAAATATTTGGAAGGATGTGATGATACTAAAGTTAGTTCTAACAATAAAGCTTTTCTGGATATAGGGGAAAGCAGCATTATCTCTAGTATTCTATCTATGGATTTGGATGCATGGGAAGATACATTGACCTCACCTAAGAGTTTTGTCAAGTTGCTAACTGAAACTGACAAGCAACATGGTACACTAAAAGTGCCAAGTTTAAGAAAAGTACAGGACAGCAATCAGTCAAGGTTCTCCTTCGCCAGACAGGATGATTTCCTTGACCAGGATTGTAATATGGGGCATCCTCTGGCAAATGCAATCAATAGTTCTTCTGCTTCTCATCATTATAATGAGAACAAGTATCTTAGCATGGACAAATACAATGATATTTCTTCAAATGGTAGTTCTGTGGAGTCCAATAGTTTTCTCAGCAGTCATACTTTTCCGGGATCTAATTATTCAG CAAACTTTATGCTTCAAAACTCTGCACCATCATCTAGGAAAGTTGGTAGCTACGCTGATGTTGAATTCTTTGATCCTGCAATTATGGAAGTTGGTGATGGGCTCCTGGCAGCAAGGCTGAATAGTTCAAGCTTTGACATGAGGCCGGCTATGTCGTCGCGTTTTAGTCCTTTTGATCATGATACAGAGCTTCAGTTGCTGATGCAGCAACCAATTTCTGCCAAGCAGAACCATAGATTCCCAGATCACTTCAGGAGTAGAGTCTCTCCCCCAAATGATGCTTACAACATATCATCCATGCTTATGGGCCAATCCCCACCCAGCAATCCATCTCCATTTGCACAAGTGACAGCTCAACAGGTTAGAAATGTACACATGTCAAATGGCTGTTGGAGTGGTTGGGATGAGACCAAGAGTGTCAATAATGTGGGTATGCCAGAATTGCTCGTGAATGGGAGGCTAGGattcaacaaaattatccCTAGTCATGAAGATCTGAAGTATCACATTTCTAGTTCCAGCAAGCTATACAATAGAGGATTTGCCTTGTAG
- the LOC8283829 gene encoding L-ascorbate peroxidase 2, cytosolic encodes MGKSYPKVSEEYQKAVEKCRRKLRGLIAEKHCAPIILRLAWHAAGTFDVSTRTGGPFGTIRHPLELAHEANNGLDIAVKLLEPIKQQFPILTYADFYQDKTDPPPEGRLPDATKGTSSVEWVLVTKILLHYLVVRPCYVYIAREGVTWSALDLRDPGLATPSFFITPISSKSNFISIDNRELLSGEKEGLIQLPSDKALLQDPVFRPLVEKYAADEDAFFEDYEEAHLKLSELGFADAE; translated from the exons ATGGGGAAGAGCTACCCGAAGGTGAGCGAAGAGTATCAGAAAGCAGTTGAGAAATGCAGGAGGAAGCTTAGAGGACTCATTGCTGAGAAGCACTGTGCTCCAATAATCCTTCGCTTAGC ATGGCATGCTGCAGGTACTTTTGATGTCAGTACAAGAACAGGTGGGCCGTTTGGGACGATCAGGCACCCACTTGAGCTTGCTCACGAGGCAAATAATGGTCTTGATATTGCTGTCAAACTTCTTGAACCTATCAAGCAGCAATTTCCTATTTTAACTTATGCCGACTTCTATCAG GACAAAACTGATCCTCCTCCAGAAGGTCGCTTACCTGATGCTACTAAAG GGACGTCTTCGGTCGAATGGGTCTTAGTGACAAAGATATTGTTGCATTATCTGGTGGTCAGACCTTGCTACGTATATATTGCTAG GGAAGGTGTCACATGGAGCGCTCTGGATTTGAGGGACCCTGGACTAGCAACCCCCTCATTTTTTATAACTCCTATTTCAAGCAAGTCTAATTTCATCTCCATTGATAATCg GGAACTCTTGAGTGGAGAAAAAGAAGGCCTCATTCAGCTGCCGTCAGACAAGGCTCTTCTGCAAGATCCAGTCTTCCGTCCTCTAGTTGAAAAATATGCTGCC GATGAGGATGCGTTCTTTGAAGATTATGAAGAAGCTCATTTGAAGCTCTCAGAACTTGG ATTCGCTGATGCTGAATGA
- the LOC8283830 gene encoding uncharacterized protein LOC8283830 isoform X2, translated as MSDRGDKVCPLCTEEMDLTDQQLKPCKCGYEICVWCWNQIMEMAEKEKTEGRCPACRSAYDKERIVGMAANCERLVAEINSERKLKSQKAKPKPSEGRMHLSNVRVIQRNLVYIIGLPLNLADEALLPRREYFGQYGKVLKASISKTSTGVIQHSSNNSCCVYITYSKEEEAVRCIQSVHSFILEGRSLRACFGTTKYCHSWLKNQPCSIPDCLYLHEFGTQEDSFTKDDLVSAFTRVQQNIGATINLHRRSGNMLPPPADEYTDGNISSTATPDCRGPVNTVGNSDGGSFADSDGGSFADNGTERSNALPGAASWVMCVSSSVPLATSMSVAAGTHSLKPETPSSNEALASEIGSPKGSSGAKNITIPEGSSEAQPSVVSCGGDVITSAGTNSLGLAKQSPPPAMNKEENFADGEFQGLCSAVSSISISSHPKDENTSSAIPISSVYTHSLPITRGSYQDVNLLIESSASPALRESSIVEDLPGFDKQLSDSGDAYNLQLRSCLLSSKQNLKPLGHHPGQQGESNHHSPVDSHQSTVPIKCDGVAYQLRSGLPVLSNGSCGNQPSGHFELDRASNYSSILSDVGSAKYLEGCDDTKVSSNNKAFLDIGESSIISSILSMDLDAWEDTLTSPKSFVKLLTETDKQHGTLKVPSLRKVQDSNQSRFSFARQDDFLDQDCNMGHPLANAINSSSASHHYNENKYLSMDKYNDISSNGSSVESNSFLSSHTFPGSNYSVAKAPTSPPGFSVSSRAVPPGFPTNRPMNYDANFMLQNSAPSSRKVGSYADVEFFDPAIMEVGDGLLAARLNSSSFDMRPAMSSRFSPFDHDTELQLLMQQPISAKQNHRFPDHFRSRVSPPNDAYNISSMLMGQSPPSNPSPFAQVTAQQVRNVHMSNGCWSGWDETKSVNNVGMPELLVNGRLGFNKIIPSHEDLKYHISSSSKLYNRGFAL; from the exons ATGAGTGATAGGGGTGACAAAGTGTGCCCATTGTGCACCGAGGAGATGGATTTGACCGATCAGCAATTGAAGCCATGCAAATGTGGCTATGAG ATTTGTGTTTGGTGCTGGAATCAAATCATGGAGATGGCTGAAAAGGAGAAAACTGAGGGTCGCTGTCCAGCATGCCGCTCAGCTTATGACAAAGAAAGAATTGTTGGAATGGCTGCAAATTGTGAAAG ATTGGTGGCTGAAATAAATTCAGAGCGAAAACTAAAATCACAGAAGGCAAAGCCAAAACCATCTGAAGGAAGGATGCATCTTAGCAATGTTAGGGTTATTCAGCGGAATCTAGTGTACATAATTGGATTACCACTGAACCTTGCGGATGAAGCA CTTCTTCCGCGGAGAGAGTACTTTGGCCAATATGGAAAGGTGTTGAAGGCCTCTATTTCTAAAACATCAACTGGGGTTATTCAGCATTCTTCAAACAACAGTTGCTGTGT GTATATAACATATTCGAAAGAGGAGGAAGCAGTGCGTTGTATTCAGTCGGTTCACAGTTTTATCTTAGAAGGTAGATCCTTAAG GGCATGCTTTGGAACCACCAAATATTGCCATTCATGGCTTAAAAACCAG CCTTGCAGCATTCCAGACTGTTTGTATTTGCATGAATTTGGTACTCAAGAAGATAGTTTTACAAAAGATGATTTAGTTTCTGCCTTTACAAG AGTTCAACAAAATATTGGTGCGACTATAAATTTGCATCGACGTTCGGGGAATATGTTACCACCCCCAGCAGATGAGTATACCGATGGAAATATATCATCAACAGCCACACCCGATTGTAGAGGTCCTGTTAAT ACTGTTGGAAACTCTGATGGTGGATCTTTTGCTGACTCTGATGGTGGATCTTTTGCTGATAATGGTACAGAAAGATCTAATGCACTTCCTGGGGCAGCATCATG GGTCATGTGTGTCTCTTCTAGCGTACCACTGGCTACAAGCATGTCAGTTGCAGCTGGAACTCATAGTCTTAAGCCCGAAACACCAAGTAGTAACGAAGCTCTTGCTTCTGAAATTGGAAGCCCCAAAGGATCTTCTGGTGCGAAAAATATTACAATACCTGAAGGAAGTTCTGAAGCACAGCCATCTGTTGTATCATGTGGTGGTGATGTCATAACATCTGCTGGCACAAACTCTCTAGGACTTGCCAAACAGTCTCCTCCTCCAGCTATGAACAAAGAGGAAAATTTTGCGGATGGAGAGTTTCAGGGATTATGCTCGGCAGTATCGTCAATTAGCATTTCTAGCCATCCTAAGGATGAGAACACTAGTTCTGCTATTCCAATAAGTTCAGTTTATACCCATAGCCTGCCCATAACTCGCGGTTCATATCAGGATGTCAACCTACTTATTGAGTCTTCAGCTTCACCAGCATTAAGGGAAAGCTCAATCGTGGAGGATTTACCAGGTTTTGATAAACAGCTTAGTGATTCTGGAGATGCCTACAATCTACAACTCCGATCTTGTCTACTTTCTTCAAAACAGAATCTGAAACCCTTGGGTCATCACCCTGGGCAGCAAGGCGAAAGTAATCATCATAGTCCTGTTGATTCCCATCAGAGCACTGTACCAATTAAATGCGATGGTGTTGCTTATCAGTTGAGGTCTGGCCTGCCAGTACTGTCTAATGGGTCCTGTGGTAACCAGCCTAGTGGCCATTTTGAATTGGATAGGGCTTCTAACTATTCTAGTATCTTGTCTGATGTGGGATCAGCTAAATATTTGGAAGGATGTGATGATACTAAAGTTAGTTCTAACAATAAAGCTTTTCTGGATATAGGGGAAAGCAGCATTATCTCTAGTATTCTATCTATGGATTTGGATGCATGGGAAGATACATTGACCTCACCTAAGAGTTTTGTCAAGTTGCTAACTGAAACTGACAAGCAACATGGTACACTAAAAGTGCCAAGTTTAAGAAAAGTACAGGACAGCAATCAGTCAAGGTTCTCCTTCGCCAGACAGGATGATTTCCTTGACCAGGATTGTAATATGGGGCATCCTCTGGCAAATGCAATCAATAGTTCTTCTGCTTCTCATCATTATAATGAGAACAAGTATCTTAGCATGGACAAATACAATGATATTTCTTCAAATGGTAGTTCTGTGGAGTCCAATAGTTTTCTCAGCAGTCATACTTTTCCGGGATCTAATTATTCAG TTGCCAAAGCTCCAACATCTCCACCAGGATTTTCTGTTTCAAGCAGGGCAGTACCCCCAGGGTTTCCTACTAATAGGCCAATGAACTATGATG CAAACTTTATGCTTCAAAACTCTGCACCATCATCTAGGAAAGTTGGTAGCTACGCTGATGTTGAATTCTTTGATCCTGCAATTATGGAAGTTGGTGATGGGCTCCTGGCAGCAAGGCTGAATAGTTCAAGCTTTGACATGAGGCCGGCTATGTCGTCGCGTTTTAGTCCTTTTGATCATGATACAGAGCTTCAGTTGCTGATGCAGCAACCAATTTCTGCCAAGCAGAACCATAGATTCCCAGATCACTTCAGGAGTAGAGTCTCTCCCCCAAATGATGCTTACAACATATCATCCATGCTTATGGGCCAATCCCCACCCAGCAATCCATCTCCATTTGCACAAGTGACAGCTCAACAGGTTAGAAATGTACACATGTCAAATGGCTGTTGGAGTGGTTGGGATGAGACCAAGAGTGTCAATAATGTGGGTATGCCAGAATTGCTCGTGAATGGGAGGCTAGGattcaacaaaattatccCTAGTCATGAAGATCTGAAGTATCACATTTCTAGTTCCAGCAAGCTATACAATAGAGGATTTGCCTTGTAG